From a single Sinomonas atrocyanea genomic region:
- a CDS encoding vitamin K epoxide reductase family protein, translated as MTPQSSPSRATTASETHEAGTDGTAALPDGDRHVMTRTVPFAWLVLVTSVVGWLASGELVLEKIEKLINPSHTTICDVNPWVSCGEVMSTWQSSLFGFPNMFIGIVAFAVTITVAMALLAGARFSRWFWVGLQVGVTLGFVFVIWLWSQALYAIGILCPLCMIVWAMMIPLFVWTTARNVAHGVIPAPARVAKALADWGWVTVAVLYVAVIATIFFRFLNLFVPSTM; from the coding sequence ATGACTCCCCAGAGCAGCCCGAGCCGGGCAACGACCGCGTCCGAGACCCACGAGGCCGGCACGGACGGGACGGCCGCCCTCCCCGACGGCGACCGGCACGTGATGACCCGCACCGTCCCGTTCGCGTGGCTCGTGCTGGTCACGAGCGTGGTCGGCTGGCTCGCCTCGGGCGAACTCGTCCTCGAGAAGATCGAGAAGCTCATCAACCCCAGCCACACCACGATCTGCGACGTCAACCCGTGGGTCTCCTGCGGCGAGGTCATGAGCACATGGCAGAGCTCGCTCTTCGGTTTTCCGAACATGTTCATCGGGATCGTGGCCTTCGCGGTCACGATCACCGTGGCGATGGCGCTCCTGGCCGGGGCCCGCTTCAGCCGATGGTTCTGGGTCGGCCTGCAGGTCGGCGTCACGCTCGGCTTCGTCTTCGTCATCTGGCTGTGGAGCCAGGCCCTCTACGCCATCGGGATCCTGTGCCCGCTGTGCATGATCGTGTGGGCCATGATGATCCCCCTCTTCGTCTGGACCACCGCCCGCAACGTCGCCCACGGCGTCATCCCCGCGCCGGCCCGGGTCGCGAAGGCCCTCGCCGACTGGGGCTGGGTGACGGTGGCGGTGCTCTACGTCGCGGTCATCGCGACGATCTTCTTCCGCTTCCTGAACCTCTTCGTCCCCTCCACCATGTAG
- the ndk gene encoding nucleoside-diphosphate kinase: MTTERTLVLVKPDGVSRGLTGAILARVEAKGYRLAALEQLTPSRELLAEHYAEHEGKPFYEPLLEFMASGPVVAAVFEGERVIEGFRSLAGATDPTAAAPGTIRGDFGRDWGLKVQQNLVHGSDSPESAAREIGIWFSR, encoded by the coding sequence GTGACCACCGAACGCACCCTTGTCCTCGTCAAGCCCGACGGTGTCTCCCGCGGCCTGACCGGTGCCATCCTTGCCCGCGTCGAGGCGAAGGGCTACCGCCTCGCGGCCCTCGAGCAGCTCACGCCGAGCCGCGAGCTGCTGGCCGAGCACTACGCCGAGCACGAGGGCAAGCCCTTCTACGAGCCGCTGCTCGAGTTCATGGCGAGCGGCCCCGTGGTCGCGGCGGTCTTCGAGGGCGAGCGCGTCATCGAGGGCTTCCGCTCGCTCGCCGGCGCGACTGACCCGACCGCCGCGGCCCCGGGAACCATCCGCGGCGACTTCGGCCGCGACTGGGGCCTGAAGGTCCAGCAGAACCTCGTCCACGGGTCCGACTCGCCCGAGTCCGCCGCGCGCGAGATCGGCATCTGGTTCTCCCGCTGA
- a CDS encoding DUF4233 domain-containing protein, producing the protein MARLTRAQREWRPGMPKKRRSVRVMFASVLLLTEAFVVFFATLVLFGLRAHDLGAGTVLGGGFVLLAVFVLSCAVVSRPWGMALGWILQLVLVALGFFEPTMFLVGGILLVTWFFAVRTGARLDRENLQRDREQAAWERTHPEGGPAGTGAAGGGA; encoded by the coding sequence ATGGCCAGGCTCACGAGGGCCCAGCGCGAGTGGCGCCCGGGCATGCCCAAGAAGCGCCGCTCCGTCCGCGTCATGTTCGCCTCGGTGCTCCTGCTGACCGAGGCCTTCGTGGTGTTCTTCGCCACGCTCGTGCTGTTCGGGCTGCGCGCGCATGATCTCGGCGCCGGGACGGTGCTCGGCGGCGGGTTCGTCCTGCTCGCCGTGTTCGTGCTCTCGTGCGCCGTGGTCTCCCGACCGTGGGGCATGGCCCTCGGCTGGATCCTGCAGCTGGTCCTCGTTGCCCTCGGCTTCTTCGAGCCCACGATGTTCCTCGTCGGCGGGATCCTGCTGGTGACGTGGTTCTTCGCGGTCCGCACCGGCGCCCGCCTCGACCGGGAGAACCTCCAGCGCGACCGCGAGCAGGCCGCATGGGAGCGCACGCACCCCGAGGGCGGTCCGGCGGGGACCGGCGCCGCCGGCGGCGGGGCCTGA
- a CDS encoding bifunctional folylpolyglutamate synthase/dihydrofolate synthase: MSDRATGPAAEPTTVEEVYAILLSRAPENKMEPRLAPLFRAMHVLGEPNRAFPIIHITGTNGKTSTARMIEAGLRAHGLRTGRYTSPHLARVTERISLDGAPVPDATFVRIWNEITPYLAIVDAELEAADEPRLTYFECVTILGFAVFADEPVDVAVIEVGLGGITDATNVGDGAVSVVTPISLDHTDLLGDTVEDIAREKAGIIKRGGFLVSAAQPRGAAQVLLEKAREVGVPHRFEGVEFGVESRSLAVGGQLVTVRGLAGRYEDLAVPLHGAHQAENAAVAVAALEAFLGGGERELSIDLLREGFAEVSSPGRLETVRTSPTIIVDAAHNPDGIRVSAQALKEAFDFSTLVIVLGVLREKDAEEILRTLEEEFADERVEYCFTQSASPRAIPAEELAELALDLGFDEDAVHVEEKLDDAIAYAVERADATEDFAGGVLITGSITVVGEARTLLGKDAS; the protein is encoded by the coding sequence GTGAGCGATCGCGCCACCGGCCCCGCGGCGGAGCCGACCACGGTCGAGGAGGTCTACGCGATCCTCCTCAGCCGGGCCCCGGAGAACAAGATGGAGCCGCGCCTCGCGCCCCTCTTCCGGGCGATGCACGTGCTCGGCGAGCCCAACCGGGCCTTCCCGATCATCCACATCACGGGCACCAACGGGAAGACGTCCACCGCCCGCATGATCGAGGCGGGCCTCCGGGCCCACGGGCTGCGCACCGGGCGGTACACGAGCCCGCACCTGGCCCGGGTGACGGAGCGCATCAGCCTCGACGGTGCCCCGGTGCCGGACGCGACCTTCGTGCGGATCTGGAATGAGATCACCCCGTACCTGGCGATCGTGGACGCCGAGCTCGAGGCGGCCGACGAGCCGCGGCTGACGTACTTCGAGTGCGTCACGATCCTCGGCTTCGCCGTCTTCGCGGACGAGCCCGTGGACGTGGCGGTCATCGAGGTCGGCCTTGGCGGCATCACCGACGCCACCAATGTCGGCGACGGCGCGGTCTCCGTCGTCACCCCCATCTCCCTCGACCACACCGACCTGCTGGGGGACACCGTCGAGGACATCGCGCGCGAGAAGGCCGGCATCATCAAGCGCGGCGGCTTCCTCGTGAGCGCGGCCCAGCCCCGGGGCGCCGCGCAGGTGCTCCTCGAGAAGGCCCGCGAGGTGGGCGTGCCGCACCGGTTCGAGGGCGTGGAGTTCGGGGTCGAGTCCCGTTCGCTCGCCGTCGGCGGCCAGCTCGTCACGGTGCGCGGCCTCGCCGGGCGCTACGAGGACCTCGCGGTGCCGCTGCACGGCGCCCACCAGGCGGAGAACGCCGCGGTGGCCGTCGCGGCCCTCGAGGCCTTCCTCGGCGGCGGGGAGCGGGAGCTCTCGATCGACCTGCTGCGCGAGGGCTTCGCGGAGGTCAGCTCTCCCGGACGGCTCGAGACCGTCCGGACGTCCCCGACGATCATCGTGGACGCCGCGCACAACCCGGACGGGATCCGGGTCAGCGCGCAGGCCCTCAAGGAGGCGTTCGACTTCTCGACCCTCGTCATCGTGCTCGGCGTCCTGCGCGAGAAGGACGCCGAGGAGATCCTGCGGACCCTCGAGGAGGAGTTCGCGGACGAGCGCGTCGAGTACTGCTTCACCCAGTCGGCGTCCCCGCGCGCCATCCCGGCCGAGGAGCTCGCCGAGCTGGCCCTCGACCTCGGATTCGACGAGGACGCCGTGCACGTCGAGGAGAAGCTCGACGACGCCATCGCGTACGCCGTCGAGCGCGCGGACGCCACCGAGGACTTCGCCGGCGGGGTGCTGATCACGGGATCGATCACGGTGGTGGGCGAGGCCCGCACCCTCCTGGGAAAGGATGCCTCATGA
- the ileS gene encoding isoleucine--tRNA ligase — MSVYPKASAAAAQDAATTHSVRFPELEERILAYWDEDGTFQASVDGRDAGRDGANEFVFYDGPPFANGLPHYGHLLTGYAKDLVARYQTLRGKRVERRFGWDTHGLPAELEAMKQLGMNQKSDIDAMGVDKFNDACRASVLKYTREWEAYVKRQARWVDFENDYKTLNVEYMESVIWAFKTLHEKGLTYSGYRVLPYCWNDETPLSNHELRMDDDVYKDRQDQTVTVTFPLLAGDSDVSRQLAGVLAIAWTTTPWTLPTNAALAVGPEVRYAVVPAGPDGVSAPGVSPFAAGTRFLLAEDLVASYAKDLGYEDAQAAAAAVERTYLGTELEGIRYEPLWDYFADAEVYGTGKAWRILVADYVTTTDGTGIVHQAPAYGEDDQRVCEAAGIPVILSVDDGAKFLPLFGSRENAPLREIVGLQVFEANKPITRVLREQGRLLKQASYVHSYPHCWRCRNPLIYRAVSSWFVEVTKIKDRMLELNEQITWIPGNVKHGQFGKWLENARDWSISRNRYWGSPIPVWVSDNPEYPRTDVYGSLAELEADFGRLPLNHEGKPDLHRPFIDELSRPNPDDPTGRSTMRRVPDVLDVWFDSGSMPYAQVHYPYENQEWFETHNPGDFIVEYIGQTRGWFYTLHILATALFDRPAFRNVISHGIVLGSDGQKMSKSLRNYPDVSEVLDRDGSDAMRWFLMASPILRGGNLIVTEQGIRDGVRQVILPLWNVYSFFTLYANAARASRDGAAGAGFEAAVRHDGYTDPLDRYLMAQTGRLVRGMQQHLDAYDISTACDVLREYLDMLTNWYVRRSRQRFFDEDADAFDALFTALEAVCRVAAPLLPLVTEEIWRGLTGGRSVHLTDWPDAALFADDPALVEQMDRTQAVCSAGSSLRKAAKLRVRLPLAAMTVVVPGAAELSGSEAVIADELNLKAVRLLDAADASEEEFGIERRLVVNARAAGPRLGKGVQTAIKGSKSGDWSVADDGSVTAGGIGLEPHEYTLETVVDPAKAGEHAAVAMLPGGGFVVLDTGLTPELEAEGLARDLVRVIQQARKEADLAVGDRIRASVTAKAHVIAAAREHAELLRGETLAVELELLVADVEPSALVERVDAGVADGQGVRAGEAGQ; from the coding sequence GTGAGCGTGTACCCCAAGGCCTCTGCAGCAGCCGCCCAGGATGCGGCGACGACCCATTCCGTGCGCTTCCCCGAGCTGGAGGAGCGCATCCTCGCCTACTGGGACGAGGACGGCACCTTCCAAGCATCGGTCGACGGCCGGGATGCCGGGCGTGACGGCGCCAACGAGTTCGTCTTCTACGACGGGCCGCCCTTCGCCAACGGCCTGCCGCACTACGGCCACCTGCTCACCGGCTACGCTAAGGACCTCGTGGCGCGCTACCAGACCCTGCGCGGCAAGCGGGTCGAGCGGCGCTTCGGCTGGGACACCCACGGCCTTCCCGCCGAGCTCGAGGCCATGAAGCAGCTCGGCATGAACCAGAAGTCGGACATCGACGCGATGGGCGTCGACAAGTTCAACGACGCCTGCCGTGCCTCGGTCCTCAAGTACACGCGCGAGTGGGAAGCCTACGTCAAGCGCCAGGCCCGCTGGGTCGACTTCGAGAACGACTACAAGACCCTCAACGTCGAGTACATGGAGTCCGTGATCTGGGCGTTCAAGACGCTCCATGAGAAGGGGCTCACGTACAGCGGCTACCGCGTGCTGCCGTACTGCTGGAACGACGAGACGCCGCTGTCCAACCACGAGCTGCGCATGGACGACGACGTGTACAAGGACCGCCAGGACCAGACGGTCACGGTCACCTTCCCGCTGCTCGCCGGCGACTCCGACGTCTCCCGCCAGCTTGCCGGCGTCCTCGCCATCGCCTGGACCACGACGCCGTGGACGCTGCCCACCAACGCAGCGCTCGCCGTCGGGCCCGAGGTGCGCTACGCCGTCGTGCCCGCCGGACCCGACGGGGTGAGCGCGCCCGGTGTCTCGCCGTTCGCCGCCGGCACCCGCTTCCTCCTCGCCGAGGACCTCGTGGCCTCCTACGCCAAGGACCTCGGCTACGAGGACGCCCAGGCCGCCGCGGCCGCCGTCGAGCGCACCTACCTCGGTACCGAGCTCGAGGGCATCCGGTACGAGCCGCTGTGGGACTACTTCGCCGACGCCGAGGTCTACGGCACGGGCAAGGCCTGGCGCATCCTCGTCGCCGACTACGTCACCACGACCGACGGCACCGGCATCGTCCACCAGGCGCCCGCGTATGGCGAGGACGACCAGCGCGTCTGCGAGGCGGCCGGCATCCCGGTGATCCTCTCCGTGGACGACGGCGCCAAGTTCCTTCCGCTGTTCGGCTCGCGCGAGAACGCCCCGCTGAGGGAGATCGTGGGGCTGCAGGTCTTCGAGGCCAACAAGCCCATCACCCGCGTGCTGCGCGAGCAGGGCCGCCTCCTGAAGCAGGCCAGCTACGTGCACAGCTACCCGCACTGCTGGCGCTGCCGGAACCCCCTGATCTACCGCGCCGTCTCGAGCTGGTTCGTCGAGGTCACCAAGATCAAGGACCGCATGCTCGAGCTCAACGAGCAGATCACCTGGATCCCGGGCAACGTCAAGCACGGCCAGTTCGGCAAGTGGCTCGAGAACGCGCGCGACTGGTCGATCAGCCGCAACCGCTACTGGGGATCGCCCATCCCCGTCTGGGTCTCGGACAACCCGGAGTACCCGCGCACCGACGTCTACGGCTCCCTCGCCGAGCTCGAGGCCGACTTCGGCCGGCTCCCGCTCAACCACGAGGGCAAGCCCGACCTGCACCGGCCCTTCATCGACGAGCTCTCCCGGCCCAACCCGGACGACCCCACGGGGCGGTCCACGATGCGCCGCGTCCCCGACGTCCTCGACGTCTGGTTCGACTCCGGGTCGATGCCGTACGCCCAGGTCCACTACCCGTACGAGAACCAGGAATGGTTCGAGACGCACAACCCCGGCGACTTCATCGTCGAGTACATCGGCCAGACCCGCGGCTGGTTCTACACGCTCCACATCCTCGCGACGGCGCTGTTCGACCGTCCCGCCTTCCGCAATGTCATCAGCCACGGGATCGTGCTCGGCTCCGACGGGCAGAAGATGTCCAAGAGCCTGCGCAACTACCCGGACGTCTCCGAGGTGCTGGACCGCGACGGCTCCGACGCGATGCGCTGGTTCCTCATGGCCAGCCCCATCCTGCGCGGCGGCAACCTCATCGTCACCGAGCAGGGCATCCGCGACGGCGTGCGCCAGGTGATCCTGCCGCTGTGGAACGTGTACAGCTTCTTCACGCTCTACGCCAACGCGGCGCGCGCCTCCCGCGACGGCGCTGCCGGCGCAGGCTTCGAGGCGGCAGTCCGGCACGACGGATACACCGACCCCCTGGACCGCTACCTCATGGCCCAGACCGGACGCCTCGTGCGCGGGATGCAGCAGCACCTCGACGCCTACGACATCTCCACCGCATGCGACGTGCTGCGCGAGTACCTCGACATGCTCACCAACTGGTACGTGCGCAGGTCCCGCCAGCGGTTCTTCGACGAGGACGCCGACGCCTTCGACGCCCTCTTCACCGCGCTCGAGGCCGTGTGCCGCGTCGCGGCGCCGCTGCTGCCCCTCGTCACCGAGGAGATCTGGCGCGGCCTCACCGGCGGCCGCTCGGTCCACCTCACCGACTGGCCGGACGCCGCGCTCTTCGCCGACGACCCCGCGCTCGTCGAGCAGATGGACCGCACCCAGGCCGTGTGCTCGGCCGGCTCGTCGCTGCGCAAGGCCGCGAAGCTGCGGGTGCGCCTGCCGCTCGCGGCGATGACCGTCGTCGTGCCCGGCGCGGCGGAGCTCTCTGGCTCGGAAGCGGTCATCGCGGACGAGCTGAACCTCAAGGCCGTCCGGCTCCTCGACGCGGCCGACGCCAGCGAGGAGGAGTTCGGCATCGAGCGCCGGCTCGTCGTCAATGCCCGCGCCGCCGGCCCGCGCCTCGGCAAGGGCGTCCAGACGGCCATCAAGGGCTCGAAGTCGGGGGACTGGTCGGTGGCCGACGACGGCTCCGTCACCGCCGGGGGCATCGGCCTCGAACCGCACGAGTACACGCTCGAGACGGTCGTGGACCCGGCGAAGGCAGGCGAGCACGCCGCCGTCGCCATGCTCCCGGGCGGGGGCTTCGTGGTCCTCGACACGGGCCTCACCCCCGAGCTCGAGGCCGAGGGCCTGGCCCGCGACCTCGTGCGCGTGATCCAGCAGGCCCGCAAGGAGGCCGACCTCGCCGTGGGCGACCGGATCCGCGCGAGCGTGACCGCGAAGGCGCACGTCATCGCGGCTGCCCGCGAGCATGCCGAGCTGCTCAGGGGCGAGACCCTCGCGGTCGAGCTCGAGCTGCTCGTGGCCGACGTCGAGCCCTCAGCGCTCGTCGAGCGCGTCGACGCCGGCGTGGCCGACGGCCAGGGCGTGCGCGCAGGGGAGGCTGGCCAGTGA
- a CDS encoding DUF488 domain-containing protein, with protein MGSMGIRRVYEPSPEGTYRILVDRIWPRGLSKDRAAVDLWLKEVGPSDGLRTWFGHDPARFEEFARKYRQELDGAEAFDELRAAVRDHDSVDLVYSARDTEHNQAVVLADLLRAR; from the coding sequence ATGGGCAGTATGGGGATCCGCAGGGTGTACGAGCCTTCCCCCGAGGGAACCTACCGCATTCTCGTGGACCGCATCTGGCCCCGGGGGCTGAGCAAGGACAGGGCCGCGGTGGACCTCTGGCTCAAGGAGGTCGGGCCCTCCGACGGGCTCCGCACGTGGTTCGGCCACGACCCTGCCCGCTTCGAGGAGTTCGCGCGGAAGTACCGCCAGGAGCTCGACGGCGCCGAGGCCTTCGACGAGCTCAGGGCCGCCGTCCGCGACCACGACAGCGTGGACCTCGTGTATTCGGCCAGGGACACCGAGCACAATCAGGCCGTGGTCCTGGCGGACCTGCTCCGGGCCCGCTGA